A single Acidobacteriota bacterium DNA region contains:
- the rpsL gene encoding 30S ribosomal protein S12 has translation MPTINQLIRKGRKRIVEKTKAPAMGSCPQKRGVCTRVYTSTPKKPNSALRKVARVRLTNQIEVTAYIPGEGHNLQEHSIVLIRGGRVKDLPGVRYHVIRGTKDTDGVSERMRGRSKYGAKRPKQ, from the coding sequence TTGCCGACCATAAACCAGTTGATACGCAAGGGACGTAAGAGGATCGTCGAGAAGACCAAGGCTCCGGCCATGGGCAGTTGCCCCCAGAAGCGGGGGGTCTGTACGCGGGTGTATACCTCGACGCCGAAAAAGCCGAATTCGGCTCTGCGCAAGGTGGCCCGGGTGCGGCTGACCAACCAGATCGAGGTCACCGCCTACATTCCCGGTGAGGGTCACAACCTGCAGGAGCACTCAATCGTCCTGATCCGGGGTGGTCGCGTCAAGGACCTGCCGGGGGTGCGGTATCACGTCATCCGCGGGACCAAGGATACCGACGGTGTATCCGAGCGGATGCGCGGACGCTCCAAGTACGGCGCTAAGAGGCCGAAACAGTAA
- the rpoC gene encoding DNA-directed RNA polymerase subunit beta' yields the protein MGRNPVPQKKPSDFAAIQIQIASPDVILSWSYGEVRKPETINYRSFKPERDGLFCERIFGPVKDWECNCGKYKRIRFRGIVCDRCGVEVTQSKVRRERMGHIELAVPVSHIWYFKSLPSRIGHMLDLSIRELEKILYYEAHIMIDPGNSSYEKGDVISEQDYQELEEAGKQFDARMGADAVREMLRQIDIDEIVATLRAQVKVETSVQRKKDTLKRLRIFESFRQSPNRPEWMIMTVVPVIPPDLRPLVPLEGGRFATSDLNDLYRRVINRNNRLKKLIDIQAPDVILRNEKRMLQEAVDALLDNGRRTHSVRGDSKRPLKSLSDLLKGKQGRFRQNLLGKRVDYSGRSVIVVGPELKLHQCGLPKNMALELFKPFIIMKLEEKGYVQTVKSAKKLVEKEKPEVWDILEEIIEDHPVLLNRAPTLHRLGIQAFYPVLVEGKAIRLHPLVCAAFNADFDGDQMAVHVPLSFEAQLEARVLMLSTNNILLPSSGRPIAVPSQDMVLGCYYLTKVRKGSRGEGMSFYNSDEALAAYDAGHVSMHTLVNVRMDGRLFQTTAGRILFNHMVPREEPYFNDLADKAKLEELVARSYWLYGQETTIEFLDRLKFAGFEHATKAGVTVSIDDLVIPEEKDKMIQAARKEVAKIQKRYERGVITNGERYNQVIDTWTRTTTEVAEVMFNNLAAQNQGFNPVYMMADSGARGSKEQIRQLAGMRGLMAKPQKKITGGVGEIIETPVTSNFREGLSVQEYFISTHGARKGLADTALKTADAGYLTRRLVDVAQDVIIRREDCGTILGLDVSALKEGEEVIESLRDRILGRVALEDVYDPITDEPIVRAGEEIKEAEAATTEEAGIETVRIRSVLTCESNYGVCAKCYGRNLSTMGMVDIGEAVGVIGAQSIGEPGTQLTLRTFHIGGIAARIAEQSQVVSKHDGRIHLEEVQSVDRSDDTVMVTSRDLVGEAHIIDPKGRVRTRLKLPYGAHLVVKEGQEVKKGDTVFEWDPYTGLIMSEYPGKVQFKDIIKDVTVREEIDDQTGLIQLKIIEHRDKTLFPTIAVKGAGGKVVASYRIPTDAQLHVQKGQEVVPGDVLVKMPRTISRSRDITGGLPRVAELFEARRPHDPAVISEVDGSVEFGKVVRGQQQVIVQGEQDEVKEYLIPHGKHLMVHDGDFVRAGDRLCEGAVDPHDILRILGVYAVQSYLVNEIQEVYRLQGVKINDKHIEIIVRQMLQKVQVDYPGDTNFLEGEKVDKAKFLDENNRIIAEGGEPATAETLLLGITRASLSTESFISAASFQETTRVLTEAAISGKTDYLLGLKENVIIGHLIPAGTGIEKYRGVKVLYDDEEEIPGVSDEKVETTVADIFKENA from the coding sequence GTGGGTAGAAACCCGGTTCCGCAAAAAAAGCCCTCAGACTTCGCGGCGATTCAGATTCAGATCGCGTCGCCCGATGTTATCCTGTCCTGGTCGTACGGCGAAGTAAGGAAGCCGGAAACGATCAACTACCGCTCCTTCAAGCCGGAGCGTGACGGTCTTTTCTGTGAGCGGATTTTTGGCCCCGTCAAGGACTGGGAGTGCAACTGCGGCAAGTATAAACGCATCCGCTTCCGCGGGATCGTATGTGACCGCTGCGGCGTGGAGGTGACCCAGTCCAAGGTGCGCCGTGAGCGGATGGGGCATATCGAGCTGGCGGTGCCGGTCTCTCATATCTGGTATTTCAAGTCGCTTCCCTCGCGCATCGGGCACATGCTTGACCTGTCGATCCGCGAACTGGAAAAGATCCTCTATTACGAAGCCCACATCATGATCGACCCGGGTAACTCGTCTTACGAAAAGGGCGACGTTATTTCCGAACAGGACTATCAGGAGCTGGAGGAAGCCGGCAAGCAGTTCGATGCCCGCATGGGTGCTGACGCGGTTCGTGAGATGCTCAGGCAGATCGATATCGACGAAATAGTGGCGACGCTGCGCGCCCAGGTCAAGGTGGAAACCTCGGTCCAGCGCAAGAAGGACACGCTCAAAAGGCTGCGTATTTTCGAGTCCTTCCGTCAGTCGCCGAACCGTCCCGAATGGATGATCATGACCGTGGTCCCGGTTATCCCCCCGGATCTCCGGCCGCTGGTTCCGCTCGAGGGCGGACGGTTCGCGACTTCCGATCTGAACGACCTGTACCGTCGCGTCATCAATCGCAACAACCGGCTCAAGAAGCTGATCGACATCCAGGCCCCCGATGTCATCCTCCGCAACGAGAAGCGGATGCTTCAGGAGGCCGTCGACGCCCTTTTGGACAACGGCCGCCGGACCCATTCCGTGCGCGGCGACTCCAAACGGCCGCTCAAGTCCCTCTCTGACCTGCTCAAGGGCAAGCAGGGACGGTTTCGCCAGAACCTGCTCGGCAAGCGCGTCGACTATTCCGGCCGTTCCGTGATCGTGGTCGGCCCGGAACTCAAGCTGCACCAGTGCGGGCTGCCCAAGAACATGGCTCTCGAGCTGTTCAAGCCGTTCATCATTATGAAGCTCGAAGAGAAGGGCTACGTGCAGACGGTCAAATCGGCCAAGAAACTGGTGGAAAAAGAGAAGCCCGAGGTCTGGGATATCCTTGAAGAGATTATCGAAGACCATCCCGTTCTACTGAACCGGGCCCCTACGCTGCACCGCCTGGGCATCCAGGCGTTCTATCCCGTGCTGGTCGAGGGCAAGGCCATCCGCCTGCACCCGCTCGTCTGCGCCGCCTTTAACGCCGACTTCGACGGTGACCAGATGGCGGTGCACGTTCCTCTGTCGTTCGAGGCCCAGCTGGAGGCGCGGGTGCTGATGTTGTCGACCAACAACATCCTGTTACCGTCGTCCGGCCGCCCCATCGCGGTGCCCTCGCAGGACATGGTGTTGGGATGTTACTATCTCACCAAGGTCCGCAAGGGTTCCCGTGGCGAAGGCATGTCGTTCTACAACAGCGACGAGGCCCTGGCGGCTTATGATGCCGGGCACGTGAGCATGCACACCCTGGTCAACGTTCGGATGGACGGCCGCCTGTTCCAGACCACGGCGGGACGTATCCTCTTCAACCACATGGTGCCCAGGGAGGAACCGTATTTTAACGACTTGGCCGACAAGGCTAAGCTGGAAGAACTCGTGGCCAGGTCTTACTGGTTGTATGGCCAGGAGACCACGATTGAGTTCCTTGACCGCCTGAAGTTCGCCGGTTTCGAGCACGCCACCAAGGCGGGTGTGACCGTGTCTATCGATGACCTGGTCATCCCGGAAGAAAAGGACAAAATGATCCAGGCGGCCCGCAAGGAAGTGGCCAAGATTCAGAAGCGCTATGAGCGGGGCGTTATCACCAACGGTGAGAGATACAACCAGGTGATCGACACGTGGACCCGCACCACGACCGAGGTGGCCGAGGTTATGTTCAACAATCTGGCCGCCCAGAACCAGGGTTTCAACCCGGTCTACATGATGGCGGATTCCGGGGCCCGCGGCTCCAAGGAGCAGATCCGGCAGTTAGCCGGGATGCGCGGGCTGATGGCCAAACCGCAGAAGAAGATTACGGGCGGTGTCGGTGAGATCATCGAGACGCCCGTGACCTCCAACTTCCGAGAGGGTCTTTCGGTGCAGGAGTATTTCATCTCTACTCACGGTGCCCGTAAAGGTCTGGCCGACACGGCCCTCAAGACGGCCGACGCCGGCTACCTTACGCGTCGGCTGGTGGACGTCGCCCAGGACGTTATTATCCGCCGGGAGGATTGCGGGACTATTCTCGGCCTCGATGTTTCGGCGCTCAAGGAAGGCGAGGAAGTCATTGAATCCCTGCGCGACCGAATCCTCGGCCGGGTGGCCCTCGAAGACGTCTATGACCCCATCACCGATGAGCCCATCGTCAGGGCGGGTGAGGAAATCAAGGAAGCTGAGGCGGCCACCACTGAGGAAGCCGGTATCGAGACCGTCCGCATTCGATCTGTCCTGACCTGTGAGTCCAATTACGGCGTGTGCGCCAAGTGCTACGGGCGCAACCTGTCCACGATGGGCATGGTCGATATCGGCGAAGCCGTCGGAGTTATTGGCGCCCAGTCTATCGGCGAACCCGGCACCCAGCTGACTCTGCGTACCTTCCATATCGGCGGCATTGCGGCCCGCATCGCCGAGCAATCCCAGGTCGTCTCAAAACATGATGGCCGGATCCACCTGGAGGAGGTCCAGTCGGTGGATCGATCGGACGACACGGTGATGGTGACGAGCCGTGATCTGGTTGGCGAGGCCCATATTATCGATCCCAAGGGCCGCGTTCGCACGCGTCTGAAACTGCCTTACGGCGCCCACCTAGTGGTCAAGGAAGGCCAGGAGGTCAAAAAGGGCGACACCGTCTTTGAATGGGACCCCTACACCGGCCTGATCATGTCCGAGTACCCCGGAAAAGTGCAGTTCAAGGATATCATCAAGGATGTGACGGTCAGGGAGGAGATCGACGACCAGACCGGGCTGATCCAGCTGAAAATCATCGAGCACCGGGACAAAACGCTGTTTCCGACCATTGCAGTCAAGGGGGCCGGGGGGAAGGTCGTGGCCAGCTACCGGATTCCGACCGATGCCCAGCTCCATGTGCAGAAAGGTCAGGAAGTCGTACCCGGCGACGTGCTGGTCAAGATGCCGCGAACCATCTCCCGGTCGCGCGATATCACCGGTGGTCTGCCGCGCGTGGCCGAGCTGTTCGAGGCTCGCCGACCGCATGACCCGGCCGTGATCTCCGAGGTGGACGGCAGCGTCGAGTTCGGCAAGGTGGTCCGCGGCCAGCAGCAGGTTATTGTCCAGGGTGAGCAGGATGAGGTCAAGGAGTACCTCATCCCGCACGGCAAGCACCTCATGGTCCACGATGGCGACTTCGTCCGTGCGGGTGACCGCCTGTGCGAGGGAGCCGTCGATCCTCACGATATCCTTCGCATTCTCGGCGTCTACGCCGTGCAGTCCTACCTGGTGAACGAAATCCAGGAAGTCTACCGGTTGCAGGGAGTGAAGATTAACGATAAACATATCGAGATTATCGTCCGACAAATGCTACAGAAGGTGCAGGTGGACTACCCCGGCGACACCAACTTCCTCGAGGGAGAAAAGGTCGACAAGGCCAAGTTCCTCGATGAAAACAACCGGATTATCGCCGAGGGCGGCGAGCCGGCCACCGCCGAAACGCTGCTGCTTGGCATCACCAGGGCATCACTCTCCACGGAGAGCTTCATTTCGGCCGCCTCGTTCCAGGAGACCACGCGGGTGCTGACCGAGGCCGCCATCTCCGGGAAGACGGACTACCTGCTCGGGCTGAAGGAGAACGTGATCATCGGCCACCTGATCCCGGCCGGCACCGGCATCGAGAAGTACCGCGGTGTTAAGGTACTCTACGATGATGAGGAAGAGATACCGGGAGTGAGTGACGAGAAGGTCGAGACGACGGTGGCGGACATTTTCAAAGAAAACGCTTGA